One Intestinimonas butyriciproducens genomic window, TCCGATTTTTGACTAGTATAAATCGGGTGTGGCCAGAAGGCAAGCAAAAAATAAAAAATTTTTCTCAGTGTGTTTTTTGAACCGGCGCATATTTCTTGAGCGGGCAAACGTTTGCGGGGAAACATTAGATCAAAAAATAACAAATGATAATTTGATTAGTAATGTACAAAAAGAGATGGAAGAAATACAATCCGAATAAACAAAGTGCCGAAAAATAAGGCTTGTTTCAAAAAAGAGAGAAAATTTTAGAGGGGGATCAAGCGATGAAAAAAGACTTGGAGCAGCAGATATATTTTGAGGATATGGAGATCGGGGACAAGGTGGTAAGCGTGGGGCGGACGATCACCGAGGCGGATATCGTGAGCTTCGCGGGGCTGACTGGGGACTACAATACGCTGCACACGGACGCGGAGTTTGCCAAGGGATCCATTGCCGGGCAGCGACTGGCCCACGGTATGCTGCCCCTTACATACTCCTCGGGGCTTTTCACACGGACGAGCTACAACCAGGCCATGATGGCGCAAATGGCGGCGCTGACGGAGATCAACTGGAAGTTCAAAAAGCCGGTTCTCATTGGGGATACGATCCACGTGGAGCAGGAGGTCATCGAAAAGGCGGACCCCCGGCCGGAGAGCGATATGGGGAAGGTCACCTTCCTGCGCACCATCTTCAACCAGCGGGGCGAGATCGTCCAGCAGGGTGAGTTCAAGCAGTTGATCCGTAAATATCCGAAATAAAGACAAATAAGAGGATTCAAAAACAAAATTGGAAGGGAAGGGTATTCATGCAGGCTCTGGAAGGATTGAAAGTAGTTGAAGTAGGCAATATTCTGGCAGGCCCGTGGTGTGGGACGATGATGGCGGATTTCGGCGCCGACGTCATCAAGGTGGAACCCCCCAAGGGCGGCGACCTCATGCGGAATATGGGGCGCATCAAAGACATGTGGTACGCGGTGGAGGGACGGAATAAACGCTGCGTCACGCTGAACCTGAAGTCGGAGAAGGGCAAGGAGATGCTCACCGACCTGATCAAAGATGCGGATATCCTGATCGAGAACTTCCGCCCGGGCGTATTCAAGCGGCTGGGCTTTACATGGGAGTCCCTGCATGCCCTCAACCCCCGGCTGGTGTATGTAACGTCATCCGGATACGGACAGACCGGACCCAACAGCCACAAGCCCGGGTTTGACCGCATTGGCCTGGCGCTGGGCGGGTTCCTGGAGATCACCGGTTTCCCCGGCGAGCCCCCTGTGAAGCCCGGCATCTCGGTGGCCGACTTCTACACGGCCATGTTTGCGTGTATGGGCGCCATGTTCGCCATCTATAACCGGGATGTGGTCGGGACCGGAGAAGGGCAGATGATCGACTGCTGCCTGACGGAATCGATGCTCCGCCTCCAGGAGAGCATTATCGCGGAGTACAGCTATGACGGCACGATCCGGACCCGTATCGGCAACGGTACGCTGGTGACGGTCCCCTCCGGACACTTCCTCACCAAGGACGGAAAGTACTTGGTGCTCTCCGTCTCGGGCGACAAACTGTTCAAGCAGTGGTGCGAATCCATCGGCAGGCCGGAGTTGGCGGAGGTCGAAGACTATAAGACCGGCGCGGGGAGGACGGCCAACCGGGAGGAGATCAATGCTATCTGCGCCGAATGGGCCAGGGAGCACACCATTGAGGAGTGCCTGGAGGTCTTGGGCGACGACATTCCCAACTGTCCTGTCTACAATGTGGCGGACATCATGCAGGACGAGCATTTCAAGGCACGCAACGCCATCGTGGATGTGGATACGGAACAGTTCGGCACACTGAAAATGCAGAACTGCGTGCCGAAGATGTATGGTACGCCCGGCGAGATCAAGTGGGCGGGCGCCCCTCTGGGCAAATTCAACGAGGAGGTTTACGGCGAAAAGCTGGGACTTACGCCGGAAGACTTGGCAAAACTCAAAGAGGAAGGCGTCATCTGAACCTATGACCCTCCGGATGAGAAAAGTTCGAAAGGCGGAGAGAAGAATGTTGACGATGGGAGTAGATATCGGGTCAACGGCGTGCAAGTGCATCATCATGGAGGATGGGCGAGAGATCAAAGCACGCGCGGTGGTACCGTTGGGGACGGGGACGCAGGGGTCCAGGACGGTGTTCGAGGCGGCGCTGAGAAAAGCGGGGAAAACGCGGGAGGAGATCGAACGGATCCTAGTGACGGGATATGGACGGTTCACGTTCGAGGCGGCGGACAGCCAGAAGAGCGAGATCACGTGCCATGCCACGGGGGTCCATTACCTGCTGCCCACAGCCCGAACCGTGGTCGACATTGGCGGGCAGGATGTAAAGGCACTCCGCCTGAGTGAGGATGGTCTTCTGGATAACTTCGTGATGAACGACAAATGCGCGGCAGGGACCGGCCGCTTTCTGGACGTGATGGCCGGTGTGCTGGATGTGAAGACGGAGGAGCTGGGGGAGCTGTCATCGCAAGCCCGGTCGGAAGTGAGCATCAGCAACACATGCACGGTATTTGCCGAGTCGGAGGTCATCTCACAGCTTTCGAACAATGTACCGCTGCCGGATCTGGTGGCGGGGATTCACGCGTCGGTGGCAAAGCGAGTGGCGGCGCTGGTATTCCGGAACGGGCTGGTGAAGGATGTGGCGATGAGCGGCGGGGTGGCGCTGAACAGCGGAGTTGTTCGGGCGCTGAGCCGGGAGCTCAAGAGCGAGATTCTGGTCCACGAGGACTGCCAGCTGGCCGGGGCCATCGGGGCCGCGATTCTGGCATACCGGGAGGCAAAACGAGTCTCCTGAGCAAGTGAGAAGCAAGCAAGAAGAAAAAGAAGAGGAGTGATCGAAATGGCAGAACACACCGCGCCGGCGGCGAAGCCGAAGAAGCCGCTGCCCAAGTCCCGCCAGATGATGAACGAGCAGACGGCAAAGTGCTATGCCGACGCCTGGGCGGCGAAGAAGCGTGGAGAGCCGGTGGGCTGGTCCACCGCCATCTTCCCCCAGGAGATCTGCGAGACATTTGGCGTACCGGTCCTGTACCCGGAGAACAACTGCGCCTCCGTATCCGCCAAGCACATGGGGGACCAGTTCATCTCCCACTCGGAGGGAGAGCTGGGCTATCCCATCAATATCTGCTCCTATGCCCGTCTGAACCTGGGGATCGCGGATACCTTCGACGATCCCAACTATGACTATGAGCCCAAGCTGCCCCGGCCGGACTTCCTGCTGCTGGCCAACAACAGCTGCACCCAGCTGATGAAGTGGTATGAGAACCTGGCTCGGAAGCTGAACATCCCCATCTTCTTTGTGGACTGCCTCTTCAACTACTATGAGGAGGACCCGGCCCCCCACAAGATCAAGTACGTACGCAGCCAGATCGAAAACTATATCAAGGATATGGAGAAGTTCCTGGGGCGGAAGTTCGACTGGGATAAGTTCCTGGAGGTGCAGAAGCGCTCCCAGATCAACTGCCACCTCTTTGACGAGATCGTGGCGCTGAACCAGCGCAAGCCCGCGCCCATGAGCGGCTTCGACCTCTTCAACTACATGGCGGCCCTGGTACTGTGCCGGGGCAAGGAGTCCACCACGGCCATCTTCGAGCAGCTCAAGGCGGAGGTT contains:
- a CDS encoding acyl-CoA dehydratase activase; the protein is MLTMGVDIGSTACKCIIMEDGREIKARAVVPLGTGTQGSRTVFEAALRKAGKTREEIERILVTGYGRFTFEAADSQKSEITCHATGVHYLLPTARTVVDIGGQDVKALRLSEDGLLDNFVMNDKCAAGTGRFLDVMAGVLDVKTEELGELSSQARSEVSISNTCTVFAESEVISQLSNNVPLPDLVAGIHASVAKRVAALVFRNGLVKDVAMSGGVALNSGVVRALSRELKSEILVHEDCQLAGAIGAAILAYREAKRVS
- a CDS encoding 2-hydroxyacyl-CoA dehydratase subunit D; protein product: MAEHTAPAAKPKKPLPKSRQMMNEQTAKCYADAWAAKKRGEPVGWSTAIFPQEICETFGVPVLYPENNCASVSAKHMGDQFISHSEGELGYPINICSYARLNLGIADTFDDPNYDYEPKLPRPDFLLLANNSCTQLMKWYENLARKLNIPIFFVDCLFNYYEEDPAPHKIKYVRSQIENYIKDMEKFLGRKFDWDKFLEVQKRSQINCHLFDEIVALNQRKPAPMSGFDLFNYMAALVLCRGKESTTAIFEQLKAEVLEHIANDTSTFPAEEKYRVHWEGIACWPNLGYNLKTLKNYNVNAVMNGYVTAWDVLYEPGDLDGMARAYQISSTNSLSTPSIMGKRAQSIKDFGCDGMLCHVNRSCKLMTFHIFTGRDMIEEQAGVPVANFDGDQSDTRVFSEAQFETRLQGLVEIMDEKKKKGAAE
- a CDS encoding CaiB/BaiF CoA transferase family protein, which produces MKVVEVGNILAGPWCGTMMADFGADVIKVEPPKGGDLMRNMGRIKDMWYAVEGRNKRCVTLNLKSEKGKEMLTDLIKDADILIENFRPGVFKRLGFTWESLHALNPRLVYVTSSGYGQTGPNSHKPGFDRIGLALGGFLEITGFPGEPPVKPGISVADFYTAMFACMGAMFAIYNRDVVGTGEGQMIDCCLTESMLRLQESIIAEYSYDGTIRTRIGNGTLVTVPSGHFLTKDGKYLVLSVSGDKLFKQWCESIGRPELAEVEDYKTGAGRTANREEINAICAEWAREHTIEECLEVLGDDIPNCPVYNVADIMQDEHFKARNAIVDVDTEQFGTLKMQNCVPKMYGTPGEIKWAGAPLGKFNEEVYGEKLGLTPEDLAKLKEEGVI
- a CDS encoding MaoC/PaaZ C-terminal domain-containing protein, which encodes MKKDLEQQIYFEDMEIGDKVVSVGRTITEADIVSFAGLTGDYNTLHTDAEFAKGSIAGQRLAHGMLPLTYSSGLFTRTSYNQAMMAQMAALTEINWKFKKPVLIGDTIHVEQEVIEKADPRPESDMGKVTFLRTIFNQRGEIVQQGEFKQLIRKYPK